From one Phocoena sinus isolate mPhoSin1 chromosome 6, mPhoSin1.pri, whole genome shotgun sequence genomic stretch:
- the LOC116755214 gene encoding uncharacterized protein LOC116755214: MPQDHGPSETPASAACQGRRALSWACRLSASRRMTPVGCDAQQSAWSVVRPDPTPRLRSQCGVGRASRLSRNPEREVLGCQLLILSSKDVIGKKTNLPSPLSTNSEQAEGDLGDRQAGRPGRGSALVLQLALGWPGSPPSGDGSLGPFSRHRRQLSALRQPRASAWGSRCHLLGQGRSRPLRHGLELQKLPLNEACFVSERESRLGEVKSSLETTLRDGAGQSWRPLPQGSPPGLVLHPLCRQTSPPALGVTVLTYKAPACPGVAQGDGLCPGPALGPLRARRGLLAGAQGEGPTPGALLGSSPRPPLPPAWLPHAPHHQACALTSRGCPAAWKGKEHGPRGVQPGRSGSGENLAPASGTLAAGCFFAR, encoded by the exons ATGCCCCAGGACCACGGCCCCTCTGAGACGCCCGCTTCGGCTGCGTGCCAGGGAAGGCGGGCCCTCTCCTGGGCGTGCCGCCTCTCGGCCTCTCGTAGAATGACTCCCGTCGGCTGCGATGCTCAGCAGTCCGCCTGGTCTGTGGTCCGGCCCGACCCCACGCCCCGTCTCCGGTCCCAgtgcggggtggggagggcttcACGACTGAGTCGAAACCCCGAAAGAGAAGTCCTGGGCTGccagcttttaattttgtcaAGTAAGGACGTTAttgggaagaaaacaaatctgCCGTCTCCTCTCTCCACGAATTCAGAGCAGGCGGAGGGGGATCTAGGGGACAGGCAGGCGGGCCGGCCGGGCAGAGGGTCTGCCCTCGTGTTGCAGCTTGCGCTGGGCTGGCCTGGGTCCCCCCCCTCTGGGGACGGCTCGTTAGGCCCCTTCTCTCGACACCGGCGACAACTCTCTGCCCTGCGGCAGCCTCGGGCCTCTGCCTGGGGATCCCGCTGTCACCTCCTAGGACAGGGAAGGTCCCGTCCTCTCAGGCACGGGCTGGAGCTCCAGAAACTGCCGCTGAACGAGGCCTGTTTTGTCTCTGAGCGGGAATCCAGGCTCGGAGAAGTCAAGTCCTCGCTGGAGACCACCCTGCGGGACGGAGCAGGGCAGAGCTGgaggcccctcccccagggcagccccccaGGCCTAGTCCTGCACCCACTGTGCAGGCAGACGTCGCCCCCAGCTCTAGGCGTGACTGTGCTCACCTACAAGGCCCCGGCCTGCCCGGGAGTGGCTCAGGGTGACGGCCTGTGCCCCGGGCCTGCTTTGGGCCCCTTGAGGGCTCGGAGGGGGCTGTTGGCCGGTGCCCAGGGAGAAGGCCCGACCCCTGGGGCTCTCCTCGGGTCTTCCCCACGCCCCCCGCTTCCCCCTGCATGGCTCCCCCATGCCCCCCACCATCAGGCTTGCGCTCTCACCTCGAGGGGCTGCCCTGCGGCGTGGAAGGGCAAGGAGCACGGTCCCCGGGGAGTGCAGCCTGGCCGCAGTGGCTCCGGCGAGAACCTGGCCCCGGCCTCTGGCACGCTAGCTGCTGGGTGTTTCTTCGCTCGT TAG